The Medicago truncatula cultivar Jemalong A17 chromosome 4, MtrunA17r5.0-ANR, whole genome shotgun sequence genome includes a region encoding these proteins:
- the LOC120579967 gene encoding ATP-dependent DNA helicase PIF1-like → MLGKRGVTLLIPGGGTAHSRFAIPFIVDECSTCTIHPNTNLAELVDRAKLIIRDEAPMMHRYYFEALDRTLRDVLRHRNNGRLDIPFGGKVVVLGGDFRQILPVMPKATRPDIVHASINSSPLWSHCEMLTLTTNMRLLHGSSSKDFHERKDFSEWVLAIGDGSIGEENDEHIEVQILEDLLIHCSGDPIAPMIQCIYPSLLMNMHDISFFQDRAILTPKNVTVEDINEYVMSLIPGEEITYLSCDSPLANPSMVNRPDDVHTQEFLNTITASDLPNHKIKIKVGVPIMLLRNLDQSAGLCNGTRLIITKMGRYVLEGKMITGSNIGDKVYIPRLTLEPSDTRIPFKFQRRQFPISTCFAMTINKSQGQSPKEIVVYHPQPVFSHCQLYVAISRVTSMSGLKILMTNENGRSMSSTSNVVYKEVFRNLPN, encoded by the coding sequence atgttgggaaaacggggtgttacattgcTCATACCAGGTGGAGGAACAGCTCACTCAAGGTTTGCAATTCCATTTATTGTTGACGAGTGTTCAACTTGCACTATTCATCCAAATACAAATTTAGCAGAACTGGTAGATAGGGCAAAACTTATCATACGGGACGAAGCACCAATGATGCACAGATATTATTTCGAGGCTCTTGATCGGACACTTAGAGACGTTCTCAGACATCGCAATAATGGCAGACTTGATATCCCATTTGGTGGAAAAGTGGTTGTTTTAGGAGGTGATTTTCGACAGATCCTTCCTGTGATGCCTAAAGCTACAAGGCCAGACATTGTACATGCTAGCATCAACTCTTCACCACTGTGGTCTCATTGTGAAATGTTAACTTTAACCACTAATATGAGGCTATTGCACGGAAGTTCAAGCAAGGACTTTCATGAAAGAAAGGATTTTAGTGAGTGGGTGCTTGCAATTGGAGATGGCAGCATTGGTGAAGAAAATGATGAGCATATTGAAGTTCAGATTCTTGAAGATCTGCTTATACACTGTTCAGGTGATCCTATTGCTCCAATGATTCAATGCATTTATCCATCTCTTTTAATGAATATGCATGATATATCTTTCTTCCAAGATAGAGCAATATTGACACCTAAAAATGTAACTGTTGAAGATATAAATGAATATGTTATGTCTCTTATTCCTGGAGAAGAGATAACATATTTAAGCTGCGATTCCCCGTTGGCAAACCCATCCATGGTTAATAGGCCAGATGATGTGCACACACAAGAATTTCTTAACACCATTACTGCATCCGATCTTCCcaatcataaaataaagataaaagttGGAGTACCCattatgttgttgagaaatCTAGACCAATCAGCAGGACTATGCAATGGTACTAGGTTGATAATTACCAAAATGGGTAGATATGTTCTTGAAGGAAAGATGATAACAGGTAGCAACATTGGTGACAAGGTATATATACCTAGGCTGACACTAGAACCGTCTGATACTAGAATACCGTTCAAATTCCAACGTAGGCAGTTTCCTATATCtacttgttttgcaatgacaatcaATAAGAGTCAAGGACAATCACCGAAAGAAATTGTTGTGTACCATCCTCAACCCGTGTTCTCTCATTGTCAACTTTATGTTGCAATATCCAGAGTGACATCCATGAGtggtttgaaaattttaatgacTAATGAAAATGGTCGAAGCATGAGTAGCACTTCTAATGTAGTTTACAAGGAGGTTTTCCGAAACCTACCCAATTGA
- the LOC11444382 gene encoding beta-galactosidase 13: protein MWPDILDKARRGGLNLIQTYVFWNGHEPEKDKVNFEGRYDLVKFLKLVQEKGMYVTLRIGPFIQAEWNHGGLPYWLREVPDIIFRSNNEPFKKYMKEYVSIVINRMKEEKLFAPQGGPIILAQIENEYNHIQLAYEADGDNYVQWAAKMAVSLYNGVPWVMCKQKDAPDPVINACNGRHCGDTFTGPNKPYKPFIWTENWTAQYRVFGDPPSQRSAEDIAFSVARFFSKHGSLVNYYMYHGGTNFGRTTSAFTTTRYYDEAPLDEFGLQREPKWSHLRDAHKAVNLCKKSLLNGVPTTQKISQYHEVIVYEKKESNLCAAFITNNHTQTAKTLSFRGSDYFLPPRSISILPDCKTVVFNTQNIASQHSSRHFEKSKTGNDFKWEVFSEPIPSAKELPSKQKLPAELYSLLKDKTDYGWYTTSVELGPEDIPKKSDVAPVLRILSLGHSLQAFVNGEYIGSKHGSHEEKGFEFQKPVNFKVGVNQIAILANLVGLPDSGAYMEHRYAGPKTITILGLMSGTIDLTSNGWGHQVGLQGENDSIFTEKGSKKVEWKDGKGKGSTISWYKTNFDTPEGTNPVAIGMEGMAKGMIWVNGESIGRHWMSYLSPLGKPTQSEYHIPRSFLKPKDNLLVIFEEEAISPDKIAILTVNRDTICSFITENHPPNIRSFASKNQKLERVGENLTPEAFITCPDQKKITAVEFASFGDPSGFCGSFIMGKCNAPSSKKIVEQLCLGKPTCSVPMVKATFTGGNDGCPDVVKTLAIQVKCG from the exons atgtGGCCAGATATTCTTGATAAAGCAAGACGTGGAGGACTAAACTTAATCCAAACATATGTATTTTGGAATGGTCATGAACCTGAGAAAGACAAg GTGAATTTCGAAGGCCGGTATGATTTGGTGAAATTCCTTAAGCTTGTACAAGAGAAAGGAATGTATGTTACCCTTAGAATTGGCCCTTTCATCCAAGCTGAATGGAATCACGg AGGACTTCCATATTGGCTAAGAGAGGTCCCTGACATCATATTCCGTTCTAACAATGAACCTTTTAAG AAATACATGAAAGAATATGTATCAATTGTTATAAATagaatgaaagaagaaaaactcTTTGCTCCTCAAGGAGGCCCTATCATCTTGGCTCAG ATTGAGAATGAGTACAACCACATCCAACTTGCTTATGAAGCTGATGGAGATAATTATGTTCAGTGGGCTGCAAAAATGGCAGTTTCACTATATAATGGAGTTCCATGGGTCATGTGCAAGCAGAAGGATGCTCCTGATCCAGTT ATTAATGCATGCAATGGAAGGCACTGTGGTGATACCTTTACAGGTCCAAACAAACCATACAAACCTTTCATATGGACTGAAAACTGGACTGCTCA GTATAGAGTATTTGGAGATCCACCATCTCAAAGATCTGCAGAAGACATTGCCTTCTCAGTTGCTCGCTTCTTCTCTAAGCATGGATCTTTAGTCAACTACTATATG TATCACGGTGGAACAAATTTTGGTAGAACAACCTCAGCCTTTACAACAACACGTTACTACGACGAAGCTCCTCTTGATGAGTTTGGCCTACAAAGAGAACCAAAATGGAGTCACCTAAGGGATGCGCACAAGGCTGTAAACCTATGTAAGAAGTCTCTACTCAATGGTGTGCCTACCACACAAAAAATTAGCCAGTATCATGAG GTTATAGTctatgaaaagaaagaaagtaatTTATGTGCTGCTTTCATCACTAACAACCACACCCAAACAGCAAAAACATTAAGTTTCAGAGGTTCAGACTATTTTTTGCCACCACGTTCCATCAGCATTCTTCCTGATTGCAAGACTGTGGTCTTCAACActcaaaat ATTGCTTCACAACACAGTTCAAGACACTTTGAGAAATCAAAGACTGGAAACGATTTCAAGTGGGAGGTGTTTTCTGAGCCTATACCAAGTGCCAAGGAATTGCCATCCAAACAAAAACTTCCTGCAGAACTTTACAGCTTGCTTAAGGACAAAACTGATTATGGGTGGTACACCACGAG tGTGGAGTTGGGTCCAGAAGACATACCAAAGAAGAGTGATGTAGCACCCGTTCTTCGTATTCTGAGTCTTGGACATTCATTGCAGGCCTTTGTAAACGGAGAATACATCG GATCCAAACATGGTAGCCATGAAGAGAAAGGTTTTGAATTCCAGAAACCTGTAAACTTTAAGGTTGGAGTTAACCAGATAGCTATCTTGGCTAATTTAGTAGGACTACCT GATAGTGGAGCATACATGGAACACAGATATGCTGGACCTAAGACTATAACCATCCTAGGTTTGATGTCTGGAACAATTGACCTCACTTCTAATGGTTGGGGTCATCAG GTTGGTCTCCAAGGTGAGAATGATAGCATTTTCACCGAGAAGGGATCAAAGAAAGTAGAATGGAAAGATGGCAAGGGAAAAGGATCAACTATCTCCTGGTACAAG ACAAATTTTGATACACCAGAAGGAACAAACCCAGTTGCCATCGGAATGGAAGGTATGGCAAAAGGAATGATTTGGGTTAATGGTGAAAGCATTGGTCGTCACTGGATGAGCTACCTCTCTCCTCTTGGAAAGCCTACTCAATCAGA GTACCACATTCCAAGATCTTTCCTTAAACCAAAAGACAACTTGCTTGTAATATTCGAAGAAGAGGCAATAAGTCCAGACAAGATTGCTATACTAACTGTCAACAGAGATACAATATGCAGTTTCATCACAGAGAATCACCCTCCTAATATTAGGTCATTTGCAAGTAAGAACCAAAAACTCGAACGTGTGGGGGAGAATCTGACTCCAGAAGCTTTTATCACGTGTCCGGACCAGAAAAAAATTACGGCTGTTGAGTTTGCAAGCTTTGGTGATCCTTCGGGTTTCTGTGGAAGCTTTATTATGGGAAAATGTAATGCACCTTCCTCCAAGAAGATTGTTGAGCAG CTATGCTTAGGAAAACCAACTTGTTCGGTTCCAATGGTCAAAGCAACTTTCACCGGTGGCAATGATGGTTGTCCAGATGTTGTGAAGACGCTTGCAATCCAAGTGAAGTGTGGATGA
- the LOC120579968 gene encoding heterogeneous nuclear ribonucleoprotein A2 homolog 1-like, whose protein sequence is MTTHLKAHNIWSYVESGLQQGADELARRRDQLALSHILQGIDYSIFGKIANAKTSKEAWDILKLSHKGVEKAQKSKLQSLRREYERYEMSSSETVDQYFTRVINLVNKMRVYGEDIQDSKVVEKILRTMPMKYDHVVTTILESHDTDTLSVAELQGSIESHVNRILEKTEKVKEEALKSQVNLNNVAESSQMGEARARDNFNNGGRGNFRGRGRGSFRGRGRGNFNQWRDNNYNNFNPSHQGKGGNNFGSNNRGRGRVWAQSS, encoded by the exons ATGACAACACATCTTAAAGCTCACAACATCTGGAGCTATGTGGAGTCTGGTTTGCAACAAGGAGCTGATGAACTTGCTCGTAGAAGGGACCAGCTGGCACTATCACATATTCTTCAAGGAATAGATTACTCAATTTTCGGCAAAATAGCAAATGCGAAGACTTCGAAAGAAGCGTGGGACATATTGAAGTTGTCACATAAAGGAGTAGAGAAAGCTCAGAAATCAAAGCTGCAGTCTCTGCGTAGAGAATACGAAAGGTATGAAATGTCCAGTTCTGAAACAGTGGATCAATATTTTACTCGTGTTATAAATCTTGTCAACAAAATGAGAGTGTATGGAGAAGATATTCAAGATAGCAAGGTGGTGGAGAAAATTCTACGCACCATGCCGATGAAATATGATCATGTGGTGACTACGATATTGGAGTCCCATGATACTGATACCTTGTCGGTAGCAGAGTTGCAGGGAAGCATTGAAAGCCATGTCAACCGAATATTGGAAAAGACTGAAAAAGTAAAGGAGGAAGCCTTGAAGAGCCAGGTGAACCTCAACAACGTTGCTGAATCCAGTCAGATGGGTGAAGCCAGAGCTCGTGACAATTTCAACAATGGAGGAAGAGGAAATTTCAGAGGAAGAGGTCGAGGAAGCTTTAGAGGAAGAGGACGTGGCAACTTCAACCAATGGAGAGACAACAATTACAACAATTTCAATCCATCCCATCAAGGAAAAGGTGGAAACAATTTTGGTTCCAATAACCGTGGCAGAGGAAGAG TATGGGCACAAAGCAGCTGA